The region ACAACGACCGCACGGAGCACGGCGCCCTGACCTTCCTGGCCACCCTGCTGCCGCCGCACGTCCCGCACGACGGGCGCGCCGCCACCCCGCTCGGCTTCCGCGAACGCGTTCTCCACCTCGACGCCCGCGTGCTGGGCGAGGACCTCGTGGGGGCGTCCGTCGACAGCCCCGGCTCGCGGACCCGCTCCGGCGCGAGCGGATCCACCAGTTGCACCGGGCATTCGACGGCTCGGGGGAGGAGCTCGAGGCGCAGAGCCGCCTCTCCCTCATCCGGGCGCGGCCGGTACGCCGTCGAGGCGGGACCGGCCGCTGGCCCGCCGGCTGCGGGAGCTGCTGGACGCCCGTGTCGTCGACGGGCTGACCCTCGACGCCGCCGCCGGCGCGCCGCACGCGACCCCGGCACACCTGGTCCGTGCCTTCAGCCGGGAGTCGGGTTCTCCGACCAGCCGCACCTGACCAGGCACTTCATCCGGATGCTCGGGGCCACCCCGGCGCGGTACGCCGCATCCGGATCCGCGGGGAACCCGGTGGATGCGCCCCTCTAGCATCGGGAGGGTCAGTTCCGACACTCCCTGGAGGCCTCTCGTGTCCGCACCACCCGCCCCGCCCGCGTCCGCCCCCATCCGGGTGCCGGCCGGGACGACGGCCGGGGCCCGCGTGCGCGAGGGTGGCCTGCCCACCAGCGGACCCGGCGCGATCGTCGTCGTCAAGGACTCCGACGGGACGCTGCGGGACCTCGCCTGGGCCCCGGACGTCGACGCCGAGGTCACCCCGGTCACCGCGGACTCCGACGAGGGCCGCAGCGTGATCCGGCACTCCGCCGCGCACGTCCTCGCCCAGGCCGTGCAGCAGCTGTACCCGGAGGCGAAGCTCGGCATCGGCCCGCCGATCACCGACGGCTTCTACTACGACTTCGACGTCCCGGTGCCGTTCACCCCCGAGGACCTCACGAAGCTCGAGTCGGCGATGAAGAAGATCGTCAAGGCCGGGCAGCGGTTCTCCCGCCGCCGGTTCGACTCGCTCGACGAGGCCCGCAAGGAGCTCGCGGACGAGCCGTACAAGCTCGAGCTGATCGACCTGAAGGGTGCCGGTACCGAGGCCGACGACGAGGTCATGGAGGTCGACGCGTCCGGCGAGCTGACCGCCTACGACAACGTCCACGCCCACACCGGCGCGGTCGTCTGGTCGGACCTCTGCCGCGGCCCGCACCTCCCCACCACGAAGTTCATCCCGGCGTTCAAGCTCCTCCGCAGCGCCGCCGCGTACTGGCGGGGGAGCGAGAAGAACCCGCAGCTGCAGCGCATCTACGGCACCGCCTGGGAGAGCCAGGAAGCCCTCGACGCGTACCTGGAGCGGGTCGCCGAGGCCGAGCGGCGGGACCACCGCCGGCTGGGCGCCGAGCTGGACCTCTTCTCGTTCCCGGACGAGATCGGCTCCGGCCTGCCCGTCTTCCACCCCAAGGGTGGGATCATCCGCCGGGAGATGGAGGACTACTCGCGCCGCCGGCACGAGCAGGCGGGCTACCAGTTCGTCAACACCCCGCACATCACCAAGGGGCAGCTGTTCCGCACCTCGGGCCACCTCGAGTGGTACGAGGAGGGCATGTACCCGGCCATGATCCTCGACGAGGAGCGCAGCGCCGACGGGACCGTCCGCAAGCCCGGCCAGGACTACTACCTGAAGCCGATGAACTGCCCGATGCACAACCTGATCTTCGACGCGCGCGGGCGCAGCTACCGCGAGCTGCCGCTGCGGCTGTTCGAGTTCGGGACGGTGTACCGGTACGAGAAGTCCGGCGTGCTGCACGGGCTCACCCGCGCCCGCGGCTTCACCCAGGACGACGCGCACATCTACTGCACCGAGGAGCAGATGCAGGGGGAGATCCGCTCCCTGTTGGACTTCGTGCTCGGCCTGCTGCGGGACTACGGCCTGGACGACTTCTACCTCGAGCTCTCGACCCGCAACCCGGAGAAGTCCATCGGCAGCGACGAGGACTGGGAGCGCGCCACGGACGCGCTGCGCGAGGCCGCCGAGGCGTCGGGTCTGGACCTGGTGCTGGACCCGGGCGGGGCGGCGTTCTACGCGCCCAAGATCAG is a window of Pseudonocardia sp. T1-2H DNA encoding:
- the thrS gene encoding threonine--tRNA ligase, coding for MSAPPAPPASAPIRVPAGTTAGARVREGGLPTSGPGAIVVVKDSDGTLRDLAWAPDVDAEVTPVTADSDEGRSVIRHSAAHVLAQAVQQLYPEAKLGIGPPITDGFYYDFDVPVPFTPEDLTKLESAMKKIVKAGQRFSRRRFDSLDEARKELADEPYKLELIDLKGAGTEADDEVMEVDASGELTAYDNVHAHTGAVVWSDLCRGPHLPTTKFIPAFKLLRSAAAYWRGSEKNPQLQRIYGTAWESQEALDAYLERVAEAERRDHRRLGAELDLFSFPDEIGSGLPVFHPKGGIIRREMEDYSRRRHEQAGYQFVNTPHITKGQLFRTSGHLEWYEEGMYPAMILDEERSADGTVRKPGQDYYLKPMNCPMHNLIFDARGRSYRELPLRLFEFGTVYRYEKSGVLHGLTRARGFTQDDAHIYCTEEQMQGEIRSLLDFVLGLLRDYGLDDFYLELSTRNPEKSIGSDEDWERATDALREAAEASGLDLVLDPGGAAFYAPKISVQVKDAIGRSWQMSTIQVDLMLPDRFDLEYTASDGSRKRPVMIHRALFGSIERFFGVLLEHYAGAFPAWLAPTQVVAIPVTDEQVPAADKIAAALRERGVRVEVDAGDDRMQKKIRTHTLQKVPFMLLAGARDVEAGAVSFRFRDGTQTNGVPVDRAVEAIAAWVASRNNSSPTADTFPLGS
- a CDS encoding AraC family ligand binding domain-containing protein, yielding MRTPRRSGRGVRRRPASPRSSTPGSPTRLPVHPHDAWTLLIVDDGAVRFDNDRTEHGALTFLATLLPPHVPHDGRAATPLGFRERVLHLDARVLGEDLVGASVDSPGSRTRSGASGSTSCTGHSTARGRSSRRRAASPSSGRGRYAVEAGPAAGPPAAGAAGRPCRRRADPRRRRRRAARDPGTPGPCLQPGVGFSDQPHLTRHFIRMLGATPARYAASGSAGNPVDAPL